In the genome of Leptospira dzoumogneensis, one region contains:
- a CDS encoding type II secretion system protein GspJ, translating to MGPSSLHSRSIKFLRKRRRSGFTLIELTIVAALLGVLLGMVFGTYATILKVTRPTSGAEGVDREKAISVIENIRSTLTMAFYFQTEKNLVFVSRKGRKSEDGPRHPGESTKDHFIVFAAVHPNSEEVALPEVREVEYYLKQKDGTDYYKLMRREDEIVDRYPFVGGQEYELLDNVKSLSFKFSKTGKEWEEEWDSFQRKSIPRLIRIEIIANMGNKERRFETLAFPGMLLK from the coding sequence TTGGGACCTTCTTCACTACATTCAAGATCTATTAAGTTTCTTCGCAAAAGAAGAAGGTCAGGATTTACACTGATCGAATTAACCATCGTCGCAGCCTTATTGGGCGTTCTACTCGGGATGGTATTCGGGACTTATGCTACTATTTTAAAAGTCACTCGTCCAACTTCAGGCGCAGAAGGTGTGGATAGAGAAAAAGCGATCTCTGTTATCGAAAATATTAGAAGCACTCTGACCATGGCATTCTATTTCCAAACGGAAAAAAACCTGGTCTTTGTAAGTAGAAAGGGACGCAAATCGGAAGATGGACCGAGGCACCCAGGCGAAAGTACTAAAGATCATTTTATAGTATTTGCGGCTGTTCATCCTAACTCCGAAGAAGTCGCACTTCCGGAAGTAAGAGAAGTGGAATATTATCTAAAACAAAAAGACGGAACCGATTATTATAAATTAATGAGAAGAGAAGATGAGATCGTGGATCGTTATCCATTCGTAGGCGGACAAGAATACGAGCTGCTGGATAATGTAAAATCTCTCTCTTTTAAATTTTCCAAAACAGGAAAAGAATGGGAAGAAGAATGGGATTCCTTCCAAAGAAAAAGTATCCCTCGTCTTATCCGAATAGAGATCATCGCGAATATGGGAAATAAGGAAAGACGTTTTGAAACTCTTGCATTCCCAGGGATGCTTCTGAAATGA
- a CDS encoding general secretion pathway protein GspK, which produces MNSGLGLKGRRFSRRRGAIVMLLVGGIGVAALTTTLDFAERSMAEYKISQGEMSGFKASLLAKAGFQGALAALRKIPEEQLYQSGIGLNPPPVPMGGGWIYYKIQGEDGKINLNSIFNADTKELNLRNQEMAQRLLERLGMKKDLFNPVVDWLDDDSQGNFEISYYEKLTPPRKIKNAYMYSLSELTSVKGFDPKIVYGSQKPPDYEQKYSKDFMSDEEKSLIGESDFVLANNLTAFVPFQRNYDDRINLNAAPYFVLMSLSDFMNRQSVLQIMKMKIKKGGYLKEIKDLETIPEFQVPSVGGLSLYKELAGEGTDVSGGRIKTKGEIFRISAVGEVERNYNSKKSSDVMKGPKIVRRITGIFDLTNNLMLYYRED; this is translated from the coding sequence ATGAATTCGGGTCTTGGTCTAAAAGGCAGAAGATTTTCCAGAAGAAGAGGAGCGATCGTAATGCTCCTAGTCGGAGGAATAGGTGTAGCTGCTCTAACCACCACCTTGGATTTTGCGGAAAGATCCATGGCAGAATATAAAATCTCCCAAGGAGAAATGTCCGGCTTCAAGGCTTCTCTTTTAGCAAAGGCCGGTTTCCAAGGAGCATTGGCGGCGCTCAGAAAAATCCCGGAAGAACAACTGTACCAATCAGGGATAGGCCTAAACCCACCTCCAGTTCCAATGGGAGGAGGATGGATCTATTATAAGATCCAGGGAGAAGATGGAAAAATTAATTTGAATTCTATCTTCAATGCAGACACAAAAGAGCTGAATTTAAGAAACCAAGAAATGGCCCAAAGACTTTTGGAACGTTTGGGAATGAAGAAGGACCTTTTCAATCCTGTGGTGGATTGGTTGGACGACGATAGCCAGGGGAATTTCGAAATTTCATATTATGAAAAACTAACCCCGCCTAGAAAGATCAAGAACGCGTATATGTATTCTCTTTCAGAGCTTACCTCTGTGAAAGGTTTCGATCCTAAAATAGTGTACGGCTCCCAAAAACCTCCCGACTATGAACAAAAGTATTCCAAGGACTTTATGTCCGACGAAGAAAAAAGCCTGATTGGGGAGTCCGATTTCGTATTGGCAAATAATCTGACCGCATTTGTTCCATTCCAGAGAAACTACGACGATAGAATCAACTTGAACGCCGCACCGTACTTCGTTTTAATGTCTCTATCCGATTTTATGAACCGCCAATCAGTTCTTCAGATCATGAAAATGAAGATCAAAAAGGGCGGTTACCTGAAGGAAATTAAGGATCTGGAAACCATCCCAGAATTCCAGGTACCTTCCGTGGGCGGACTTTCCCTCTACAAAGAATTAGCAGGAGAAGGAACCGACGTTTCCGGCGGAAGGATCAAAACAAAGGGCGAAATATTTCGGATCAGCGCGGTCGGGGAAGTAGAAAGAAACTATAATAGTAAAAAAAGTTCCGATGTTATGAAAGGACCTAAGATTGTACGTAGGATCACCGGAATTTTTGACCTGACCAATAACCTGATGCTATATTATAGAGAAGATTAA